From Montipora foliosa isolate CH-2021 chromosome 6, ASM3666993v2, whole genome shotgun sequence, a single genomic window includes:
- the LOC138007020 gene encoding uncharacterized protein isoform X1, translated as MAGKQQTKLCCLRLGKLDEINLLFRLWQTKRNQSCHLADLGVEFDRIECKTKKQSCANSSITALWENFLGLYHMYKAGGWSNFFINLLLSVFLITFFTFSPAFVCFFSPTQVTENGMRQIVLNGASPVSFPSFVGNYFFSEDGNDIWHHLRSLMSKIVVLPFPFLLSVMFVYLVQRRQPGKIEFPSSTLFRPHIILFYCCYCVQAFLASFFNALDEEKPCLVCRRIQPKDIRFCNGKPPQRISHHLRVHPLLLARLWKFYNRKLAKYLKVTFKIFLRIRNISITSFLRFLVFLVLLCLTPVVAVLLLTAVVLTAVIGIFITSPTIILHRNKIKIGLRNRIAGAIFRCILCISSSLGVFGAIFVLMSAFFGVMLAIIGVLTLVFSDESLPYVACAILVLYYLWSSYSSFTNKYQDLALTFHKHYKKSLLIPTEGELPNPVDLRGNSKVNTLKIPKELFDMACEELMPIREGLCVLVLKVTLILCFVFLTFSLILLLDVGATPLTKALVAFFTGSVPKIATMYFDGDRQKKLEAIEVDENAPQIVEDYLSRTPESVPEPESFSGNNDEALPVLINHTMRKPSRDIFDEVAGRIACVVS; from the exons ATGGCTGGCAAACAACAAACTAAACTTTGTTGCTTACGTCTTGGAAAGCTGGACGAAATTAATCTTCTCTTTCGACTCTGGCAgacgaaaagaaatcaaagcT GTCATCTTGCCGATCTTGGAGTTGAATTTGATAGAATTGAATGCAAGACAAAGAAACAATCCTGCGCCAACAGCAGCATCACGGCCTTATGGGAGAATTTCCTTGGTCTTTACCACATGTATAAAGCTGGAGGATGGAGCAATTTTTTCATTAATCTTTTGCTTTCAGTATTCTTGATAACTTTCTTCACTTTCTCGCCTGCGTTCGTCTGTTTCTTCTCTCCCACACAGGTCACAGAAAATGGCATGCGTCAGATTGTTCTCAACGGCGCCAGTCCAGTCAGTTTTCCGAGCTTCGTTGGTAATTATTTCTTCTCTGAAGATGGTAATGATATCTGGCATCACTTAAGATCCCTCATGTCAAAAATTGTAGTGTTACCTTTTCCATTTCTCCTTTCTGTGATGTTTGTTTACCTCGTACAGCGGCGTCAACCTGGAAAGATTGAGTTCCCCTCATCTACCTTGTTCCGACCACATATAATACTTTTTTATTGCTGCTATTGTGTTCAAGCTTTTTTGGCTTCATTTTTCAATGCATTGGATGAAGAGAAACCTTGCCTAGTTTGTCGTCGTATCCAACCCAAAGACATTCGATTCTGTAATGGTAAACCTCCGcagcgaatttctcaccacctGCGTGTTCATCCATTGCTGTTGGCAAGGTTGTGGAAATTTTATAATCGAAAACTTGCAAAATATCTAAAAGTAACATTCAAAATTTTCCTTCGAATCCGTAACATTTCTATTACAAGTTTTCTCCGTTTTCTCGTATTTCTggttttgctctgtctaactcCTGTTGTCGCAGTTCTGCTATTAACAGCAGTTGTGTTGACGGCGGTTATTGGAATTTTTATTACATCACCCACAATCATTTTACACAGAAACAAGATAAAAATTGGATTACGTAACAGAATTGCCGGAGCGATTTTTCGTTGTATTTTATGCATTTCCTCTTCGCTGGGCGTTTTCGGTGCAATTTTTGTTCTAATGTCCGCTTTTTTTGGAGTAATGTTGGCCATAATAGGAGTCCTCACACTTGTGTTCTCAGATGAAAGCCTTCCGTATGTAGCTTGCGCTATTCTTGTCTTGTATTATCTTTGGAGCAGCTACAGCTCATTCACTAACAAATATCAAGACCTCGCTTTGACGTTCCATAAACACTATAAGAAATCTCTCCTGATCCCCACGGAAGGGGAACTTCCGAACCCTGTTGATTTAAGAGGTAATAGTAAAGTCAATACGCTGAAAATTCCAAAGGAGCTTTTTGACATGGCATGTGAGGAACTCATGCCAATCCGAGAGGGGTTGTGCGTCTTGGTATTAAAAGTCACCCTCATTTTGTGCTTTGTCTTTCTTACTTTTTCGTTGATTTTGCTGCTAGATGTGGGCGCTACCCCTTTAACAAAAGCTTTAGTAGCATTTTTCACTGGATCAGTCCCCAAGATAGCGACCATGTATTTTGATGGCGACAGGCAGAAGAAACTGGAGGCTATTGAGGTTGACGAAAACGCTCCTCAAATTGTGGAGGATTACTTAAGCAGAACGCCGGAGTCTGTTCCAGAGCCAGAAAGCTTTAGTGGAAACAACGACGAAGCATTACCGGTACTTATCAATCACACCATGAGGAAACCATCCAGGGATATTTTTGATGAGGTGGCCGGCCGCATCGCATGCGTCGTCAGTTAA
- the LOC138007020 gene encoding uncharacterized protein isoform X2: MTSRMRPDSQSACVFFLAALCLARAQNSSRRLDETLADRADVDYVTKCSWNCTIAESDLTDEIKSTIVTNGVIRFEVRYEKKIGEKCINETSGNPSKNVTENWQIWLANNKLNFVAYVLESWTKLIFSFDSGRRKEIKAVCKFEATRKTEANSSNDGLIFPLFVPGHLADLGVEFDRIECKTKKQSCANSSITALWENFLGLYHMYKAGGWSNFFINLLLSVFLITFFTFSPAFVCFFSPTQVTENGMRQIVLNGASPVSFPSFVDVGATPLTKALVAFFTGSVPKIATMYFDGDRQKKLEAIEVDENAPQIVEDYLSRTPESVPEPESFSGNNDEALPVLINHTMRKPSRDIFDEVAGRIACVVS, from the exons ATGACATCAAGAATGCGGCCAGATTCCCAGTCAGCTTGCGTTTTCTTCCTAGCAGCTTTGTGTCTCGCTCGAGCTCAGAACTCTTCTCGTCGTTTGGATGAAACTCTCGCCGACCGAGCAGATGTCGATTATGTCACCAAATGCAGCTGGAACTGCACCATTGCTGAGTCCGATCTCACTGACGAAATCAAGTCTACCATCGTCACGAACGGAGTAATCAGATTTGAGGTCAGGTACGAAAAGAAAATAggcgagaaatgcattaacgaGACGTCTGGAAATCCAAGCAAAAATGTTACTGAGAACTGGCAAATATGGCTGGCAAACAACAAACTAAACTTTGTTGCTTACGTCTTGGAAAGCTGGACGAAATTAATCTTCTCTTTCGACTCTGGCAgacgaaaagaaatcaaagcTGTATGTAAATTCGAGGCCACAAGGAAAACGGAGGCAAATTCGTCGAATGACGGGTTGATTTTCCCTCTTTTTGTTCCAGGTCATCTTGCCGATCTTGGAGTTGAATTTGATAGAATTGAATGCAAGACAAAGAAACAATCCTGCGCCAACAGCAGCATCACGGCCTTATGGGAGAATTTCCTTGGTCTTTACCACATGTATAAAGCTGGAGGATGGAGCAATTTTTTCATTAATCTTTTGCTTTCAGTATTCTTGATAACTTTCTTCACTTTCTCGCCTGCGTTCGTCTGTTTCTTCTCTCCCACACAGGTCACAGAAAATGGCATGCGTCAGATTGTTCTCAACGGCGCCAGTCCAGTCAGTTTTCCGAGCTTCGTTG ATGTGGGCGCTACCCCTTTAACAAAAGCTTTAGTAGCATTTTTCACTGGATCAGTCCCCAAGATAGCGACCATGTATTTTGATGGCGACAGGCAGAAGAAACTGGAGGCTATTGAGGTTGACGAAAACGCTCCTCAAATTGTGGAGGATTACTTAAGCAGAACGCCGGAGTCTGTTCCAGAGCCAGAAAGCTTTAGTGGAAACAACGACGAAGCATTACCGGTACTTATCAATCACACCATGAGGAAACCATCCAGGGATATTTTTGATGAGGTGGCCGGCCGCATCGCATGCGTCGTCAGTTAA
- the LOC138005227 gene encoding ATP-dependent DNA helicase RecQ-like: MADTLSFDAALAEALSFLSELGTSRVLRPEQREAISSLVHGSDLLAVLPTGFGKSLISQLLIRVKQILSSKAACVIVVCPLKSIVQDQLTEASLMGLTATSLASASLQDVENGKYQLIFASAEERLAKPFLSSLKKSSSPLHQNLAAIIVDESHTVETWTGQRFEFFSYVLFQEKYHTLLD; encoded by the coding sequence ATGGCGGATACGCTGAGCTTTGACGCTGCTCTCGCAGAAGCGCTATCATTTCTCTCTGAGCTAGGTACGTCGCGTGTGTTACGCCCCGAACAAAGGGAAGCCATTTCTTCTCTTGTTCATGGAAGCGATTTATTAGCAGTTCTACCGACGGGCTTTGGTAAAAGCCTCATCTCCCAGTTGTTAATCCGCGTGAAACAAATATTATCGTCGAAAGCTGCGTGTGTGATTGTTGTCTGTCCGCTCAAAAGCATCGTGCAAGATCAGTTAACGGAAGCATCTTTAATGGGTTTGACGGCGACATCCCTTGCTAGTGCTAGTTTACAAGATGTTGAAAACGGCAAATACCAACTGATCTTTGCGTCCGCAGAAGAAAGACTAGctaagccttttctttcttcccTGAAAAAGAGCAGTTCACCATTGCACCAAAACCTTGCTGCAATAATTGTGGACGAGTCCCACACTGTAGAAACTTGGACCGGACAaaggtttgaatttttttcctacgtcttatttcaagaaaaatatcaCACCCTTTTGGATTAA